A genomic segment from Drosophila willistoni isolate 14030-0811.24 chromosome 2L unlocalized genomic scaffold, UCI_dwil_1.1 Seg72.1, whole genome shotgun sequence encodes:
- the LOC6646193 gene encoding V-type proton ATPase subunit S1: MLGKSLIALCVILGVALAEQTPVFLWGANSASHPALSTVSQTEFADQLSTLLEDHMVVAFEENGLSNKDFLCSSVEGQQSCYAQLKGVSPKTYYTSVENPTEALRSVATKREYNTINASGQLVKPLKCSAGKAVTITFDDADADVETREAKLESHDAAIAAITKQLECKVAYLYLAAAGTSPQPKQLSRSRRDTAATADGNIFFGGNQFQIFFTDVKYNGESIGQLPEGKAEVQNASTTQFSVTIETQNAQKPITFDVTLSGGYYSISNVKYDNVVFRSPDVNAPTSFSYTCASLVLASAATNNQYNTLSFTSIQLQAPFDSSYQTQFVFGDSWDCVGFVTPGILMGLLVVVLLLVIVFVGVCWMMDINTMDRFDDPKGKTITINASAD, from the exons ATGTTGGGAAAATCGCTGATTGCGTTGTGCGTCATTTTGGGGGTCGCCTTGGCCGAACAAACGCCCGTCTTCCTATGGGGAGCCAACAG tGCGTCACACCCTGCCCTGAGCACAGTGTCCCAAACTGAATTCGCTGATCAGCTGTCGACGTTGCTGGAAGATCACATGGTTGTGGCCTTTGAGGAAAATGGC CTAAGCAACAAGGATTTCCTTTGCTCAAGTGTCGAAGGTCAACAATCGTGCTATGCCCAGTTGAAGGGGGTCAGCCCAAAGACCTATTACACCAGTGTGGAGAATCCCACAGAGGCTCTGCGTTCGGTGGCCACCAAGAGAGAATACAACACCATCAATGCCAGTGGCCAATTGGTTAAACCTTTGAAATGCTCGGCTGGCAAGGCAGTTACTATAACCTTTGATGATGCCGATGCTGATGTGGAGACACGTGAAGCTAAATTGGAGTCACATG ACGCTGCTATTGCTGCCATCACCAAGCAATTGGAGTGCAAAGTGGCTTATCTCTATTTGGCTGCAGCCGGTACATCTCCGCAACCAAAGCAATTGAGCCGCTCGCGTCGTGATACTGCTGCCACAGCGGACGgtaatattttctttggtGGAAATCAATTTCAGATTTTCTTCACGGATGTCAAATATAACGGAGAATCAATTGGCCAACTCCCGGAAGGCAAAGCTGAAGTCCAAAATGCCAGCACTACCCAATTCTCTGTTACGATTGAAACACAAAACGCACAGAAACCCATTACATTCGATGTTACCCTTAGTGGCGGCTATTATAGCATAAGCAATGTGAAATACGATAATGTTGTCTTCCGTAGTCCGGATGTGAATGCTCCCACTAGCTTCTCCTACACATGCGCTAGCCTGGTCTTGGCTTCGGCTGCCACCAATAATCAATACAACACCTTGAGTTTTACTTCCATTCAACTCCAGGCTCCATTCGACTCCAGCTACCAGACGCAATTTGTATTTGGTGATTCCTGGGACTGCGTTGGATTTGTCACACCCGGCATTCTGATGGGTCTGCTGGTAGTTGTCCTCCTGTTGGTCATTGTCTTTGTTGGCGTCTGCTGGATGATGGATATCAATACCATGGATCGTTTCGATGATCCTAAGGGCAAGACTATTACAATTAATGCCAGCGCTGATTAG